Part of the Paenibacillus sp. JNUCC32 genome is shown below.
AATCTGATCCGTCACCATTTCAACCTGCAGATAATCGATTCCTTTCTTTCCGCCGGCATCGGCCTGCCTGCTGATATTGCCGACGAATTCGTTATGCTGAAGGTTGAGGAGAAGGCTTTTCCAGGTGGAATATTGCTTCTCGAAATTGTCGACGGTGTTTCGAATCAGGGTCAGATTATATTTGACGATCTCATTGTTCACATTGCGGGAATAGAAGGTCATCGACCATAGGTTGTAGGAGGAGAGCAGGATAATCACGACGAGAAAATAGACCAACATTTTGACGAATAATGAATGAAGCGGAAAAAACGATTTCAACCATTTCATGCTGAATCTCCTTATGAACACGCCTACTTGTCTTTCTCTTTCCAAATCATTCTACCGGATCGCACAGAAAGGATAAAGAGTTTTATAATGCGTCACAGTTTGATCTTACTAAAAAGGGATTTAATGGTATAATAGTAACGAATGAACTAATTCTATGAGGAATGGAGGGGGAATCGAAATGACGATATTATGGGAAAATATCTTAATTATGCTTGCAGCAGGATTGCTTGGCATTGCCATTGTGGTGTTAGGCATTATAGGTTTGATACATTACGCGCGAAAAAACAATTAAGCATACATATATTTCCAATTTATATCTGGAAGGAATCATACCCATGCCAAATCGAGTGGATAAACGGTGAACTTTTTAAGGTAAGCGTTTTAAAAACATGTTACAATAGCTTGGGTTTAATATATAAAGGTTGACAGTGCCAACTTTCATAGATTGGTTGCGTGTCAGCCAGCCTTGTTCCAGTCATGTTGATAGGAGGATTCGAGAATGAATATCCATGAATATCAAGGAAAACAAGTACTGAAGCAATATGGAGTAGCTGTTCCGAACGGCAAGGTAGCGTTTACGGTGGAAGAAGCAGTTGAAGCTGCGCAATCTTTGGGCAGTCCCGTAACCGTTGTCAAAGCGCAGATCCACGCAGGCGGCCGCGGTAAAGCCGGCGGCGTTAAAGTGGCGAAGAACCTGGACGAGGTTCGTGCTTATGCCGAAGAAATTCTGGGCAAGGTGTTGGTGACTCACCAAACGGGTCCGGAAGGCAAGGAAGTCAAGCGTCTCCTTATTGAAGAGGGCTGCGATATTCGCAAAGAGTACTATATCGGGGTGGTCGTTGACCGCGCTACCGGCCGTGTCGTCATGATGGCGTCCGAGGAAGGCGGTACCGAAATCGAAGAGGTTGCAGCAGCAACCCCTGAGAAAATTTTCAAAGAAGTCGTGGATCCGGCGATCGGACTTCAAACATTCCAAGCGCGGAAATTAGCGTATTCCATTAATATTCCGAATGAACTGGTAGGTAAAGCCGTTCAGTTCATGCTGGCCTTGTATAAGGCATTCGTAGAGAAGGATTGCTCTATCGCTGAAATCAATCCGCTTGTCGTAACCGGTGACGGAAACGTCATGGCTCTCGATGCCAAACTCAATTTCGATTCCAATGCGTTGTTCCGTCATAAGGACATCTTGGAACTGCGCGATCTGGATGAGGAAGACGAGAAGGAAATCGAAGCGTCCAAATACGACTTGAGTTACATAGCTCTCGACGGCAACATCGGCTGCATGGTTAACGGCGCAGGTCTTGCCATGGCTACGATGGACATCATCAAGTATTATGGCGGCGACCCTGCCAACTTCCTTGATGTTGGGGGCGGCGCAACAACGGAGAAGGTAACGGAAGCCTTCAAGATTATTTTGTCCGATCCTCAAGTAAAAGGAATCTTTGTCAACATTTTCGGCGGCATTATGCGTTGCGACGTTATTGCTACCGGTGTTGTCGAAGCAGCGAAACAGCTGGGACTGACTCGTCCGCTTGTTGTACGCTTGGAAGGAACGAACGTAGACCTCGGCAAGCAGATTTTGGCTGAGTCCGGTCTGAATATCGTGCCTGCTGATTCCATGGCCGACGGAGCACAGAAGATCGTCTCCCTCGTTCAGTAATATTTCATTCCTGAAGGGGCATGGCACGATGGGCTTCTTAGCCCTGCCGTGCGGTTGCTTTCATTTTCAAATAACAATAGGGGATGTGAATCAATCGTGAGTATTTTGATCGATAAAAATACAAAAGTTATCACGCAAGGGATTACAGGTAAAACAGCCCTGTTCCATGCAAAAGGCGCCTTGGATTACGGTACGCAGATGGTCGGCGGAACTTCGCCCGGCAAAGGCGGAACCGAAGTTGAAATCACGCTGGAGAACGGCGAAACCGTCAAACTGCCGGTTTACAACACCGTTGAGGAAGCCAAAGCCAAAACAGGCGCAACCGCAAGCGTCATTTATGTACCGCCTGCTTTTGCGGCCGACTCCATTCTGGAAGCCGTTGATGCCGAGATGGATCTGGTGATCTGCATTACGGAAGGCATTCCGGTGCTCGACATGGTAAAGGTATCCCGTTATATGGAAGGCAAGAAGACTCGCTTGATCGGACCTAACTGTCCGGGTGTCATCACGCCGGGTGAATGTAAAATCGGCATCATGCCGGGTTACATCCACACGCCGGGACATGTCGGGGTTGTATCGCGGAGCGGTACCTTGACCTATGAAGCCGTTCATCAGCTAACGGCCCGCGGCATCGGACAATCCTCCGCCGTAGGAATCGGCGGCGACCCTGTCAAAGGGACGGAGTTTATCGATGTGCTGAGACTGTTCAACGAAGATCCGAATACCAAAGCGGTGATCATGATCGGCGAGATCGGCGGAACCGCTGAGGAAGAAGCGGCTGAGTGGATCAAAGCGAACATGACCAAGCCGGTGGTAGGCTTCATTGGCGGCGCAACAGCGCCTCCAGGGAAACGTATGGGCCACGCGGGCGCGATCATTTCCGGCGGTAAAGGAACAGCCAAGGAAAAAATCGCTGTGCTTGAAGCATGCGGCATCAAAGTGGCTCCTACGCCTGCCGAAATGGGCTCGACCTTGGTTAGCGTGCTGGAAGAGAAGGGGCTTTTGGAGTCCTGCACAACGCACTAAGGCTTAAACCTATCCATTGATAGGCCAGATTTACGTTATAACTTAAGGTAAGCAACCTTTTATTTCCTGATTAGGAAATGAAGGGTTGCTTTTTTGTTTATGATTTTATATTTTAAGGAGGTCGCGTGATGAGGCTGGACAGATTAATTCTGATTGCATTGCATGAAAGCGAAGGCATCGGATGGAAGACCATAAACCGAATGGTATTGAACGGCGAGCTGCATGAAGGCTTGCTGTCCTATGATGCGCAGGATTGGAGAGCGTGCGGTCTGCCTGTCGAAAAAGCAAACAAGCTGGCTAAAGAATTCCCTATCGCCGTCGAAAGAAAGCGTGTCGAACTGTCGAATGACGAGGAGGTCGAGCTTCGACAAGAGGAAGACAAGGTATGGAATTTGACAAACCGCACAAAAATACGTATTATAACAGCCCTTGATGCTGTCTATCCGGACATGTTGAAATCGTCGCCGCAAGCGCCCTGGGTTCTGTATTGCATCGGGGATCCTCATTTGCTGTCCACGCCGGGGATCGCGATGGTCGGCACAAGAATGCCTACCGGCTACGGGCGCAAGGTTGCATCGATGCTGTCGGAGGCGCTGACACGAGCGGGGCTTATGGTTGTCAGCGGCATGGCCAGAGGCATTGACAGCGTCGTGCACGAAACCGCTTTGCGAAGCGGCGGGCCGACGGTGGCCGTTCTCGGAGCCGGCATCGATGTCATTTATCCGCCGGAGAACCGCTCACTTTATGAAGAGATCGCAGCTAAAGGGCTTATTATTTCCGAATACCCGCCGGGTACCAAGGCGCTGCCGGGATTCTTCCCGCAGCGAAACCGGATCATCGCCGGGCTGACGCTGGGAACCGTGGTGGTGGAGGCGGATGCCCGCAGCGGATCGCTGATTACGGCGGATTTGGCCCTGGAGGCGGGAAGGGACGTGTTTTCCGTTCCGGGACCGCTCACTTCACCCAAGAGCAGAGGGACCTTGGATTTGGTCAAGCAAGGGGCCAAGATGGTCACGGAAGCCGGGGATATAATAGAAGAATATGATTCCTGGTTGCCAAAAGGGGTCTCGGATACATACAATAAGGAGCGGCGGGCCCCTCGTCAGGAGCGTCCGGATGAACTAGCCGGGTTGACAAATGACGAACGACAAATATACCATATGCTCGAACAGGGTCCCGGGTCGCTGGATGAGATGATCGAGCGTACCCGGTGGGATTTTGGACATTTGCATTCAGTTCTGTTATCTTTAATCATAAAAAAGCAGATTACCCAATTACCCGGTGCTATATATAAAATCATATAATGGGAAAGTTTGAATGTTGGAGAGGAGGATGAACCTGTGGCGGATTCACTCGTCATCGTAGAGTCGCCTGCCAAGGCGAAAACGATTGGCAAATATCTCGGCAGCAAGTATATCGTGAAGGCTTCGATGGGTCATGTTCGCGATTTGCCGAAGAGCCAGATCGGGGTTGAGGTGGAAAACGACTTCAATCCGAAATACATTACGATCCGCGGAAAAGGTTCTGTCTTAAAGGAACTTAAGGATGCTAGCAAAAAGGTGAAAAAAGTGTACCTCGCAGCTGACCCCGATCGCGAAGGGGAAGCCATTGCATGGCATCTTGCGCATGCGTTGGAGCTGGATGATACTCAAAGCCTGCGGGTTGTATTTAATGAAATAACGAAAACGGCCGTGAAGGATGCCTTCAAAACGCCGCGCAAAATTAACATGGATCTGGTTAATGCGCAGCAGGCCAGACGTATTTTGGACCGATTGGTTGGTTACAAGATCAGTCCTATTCTATGGAAGAAAGTGAAGAAGGGTCTTTCGGCCGGCCGGGTTCAATCGGTAGCCGTCAAAATCATTCTCGACCGCGAGAATGAGATAAGCGCTTTCGTTCCGGAAGAATATTGGACTATAACGGCTAAGCTGGCGATTAAAGGCTCCGCATTCGAAGCCAAATTCACGCAGCTAAACGGCGCGAAGAAGGAACTGACCAATGAGCAGGAAGTGAATGAAATCCTCGAGGCGATTCGGGATGCTTCCTTTAAGGTCGGCGAAGTGAAAGAGCGTGAGCGTCAGCGCCACCCGTCGCCGCCGTTTACGACGAGTTCCTTGCAGCAGGAGGCTGCGCGTAAACTCGGTTTCCGTGCCGCCAAGACCATGTCGGTAGCCCAGCAGCTGTACGAGGGTGTTGAGTTAGGCAAGGAAGGCACCGTCGGTTTAATTACTTACATGCGTACGGATTCCACGCGGATCTCAGGCACGGCTCAAGAAGAAGCGAAAGAATACATCACCGAAAAGTACGGTGATCCGTTCGTGCCGGAGAGCCCGAGACATTATTCGAAAAAAGCAGCAAACGCCCAGGATGCGCACGAAGCGATTCGTCCAACGTCCGTGCTGCGCGATCCGGAATCCATGAAGCCGTATATGAGCCGCGACCAGCTTCGGTTGTACAAACTGGTCTGGGAACGCTTTGTGGCAAGCCAGATGTCTTCTGCAGTACTGGATACGCTTTCCGTGGACATCACTGCCGGGAATACGGTCTTCCGGGCGACCGGTTCGAAGGTCCGTTTCCCTGGATTCATGAAGGTCTACGTTGAAGGCAATGACGACGGAACGACAGAGGAAGACAAATACCTGCCGGAGCTTCATTCCGGAGACATTCTGGAGAAGCAGGACATTGAGCCGAAGCAGCACTTCACGCAGCCGCCTCCGCGTTATACGGAAGCGCGTCTTGTCCGAACGCTGGAGGAGCTCGGCATAGGGCGTCCAAGTACGTATGCGCCGACGCTGGAGACGATCCAGAAGAGAGGCTACGTTGCCATCGAAGAGAAAAAATTCATGCCGACCGAGCTCGGCGAGCTTGTCATCGAGCAGATGGAGCAGTTCTTCCCCGAAATCCTCAATGTGGAGTTTACGGCGAACATGGAAGAGGATCTCGACCATGTGGAGGAAGGCTCCGAGGACTGGGTCAAGGTATTGGCAGAGTTCTATGAGTCCTTTGAGAAGCGGCTTGAAGTAGCAGAGGAAGAAATGAAGGAAATCGAAATCGAAGATGAGGTTTCCGATGAGATCTGCGAAAAATGCGGCAAGCCCATGGTTTATAAGCTGGGCCGTTTCGGCAAGTTTCTTGCCTGCTCGGGGTTCCCGGAATGCCGGAATACCAAGCCGATCGTGAAGGACATCGGCGTATCTTGCCCGAAATGCAAGGAAGGCCATGTCGTGGAACGCCGGAGCAAGAAGGGGCGCGTCTTCTTTGGCTGTGACCGGTATCCCGAATGCGACTTTGTATCATGGGATAAACCGTCAACGAAGCCGTGTCCGAATTGTAGCAGTTTAATGGTAGAGAAGAAAAGCAAGCAAGGCATCAAGCTTCAGTGTACCTCTTGCGATTATTCCGAAATGGTCGAGGAACAGGACGAAGCAGCAGATTTGTAAGGCATACAGGGGGTAATGACGTTGACAGATTCACAGAGGGTTACGGTTATCGGGGCAGGACTTGCTGGCAGTGAAGCTGCCTGGCAGATCGCCAGCCGAGGCGTACCCGTTACACTATACGAGATGCGGCCGGTCGTAAAGACGCCGGCTCATCATACGGACAAGTTCGCCGAGCTTGTATGCAGTAATTCGCTTCGCGCGAACGGATTAACCAATGCGGTCGGCGTATTGAAGGAAGAGATGCGGATGCTGAATTCCCTCGTCATCGGATCGGCTGACCGCAATTCCGTCCCGGCTGGCGGCGCATTGGCCGTCGACCGCGACGGCTTCTCCGGAGAAATTACGGAAACCTTGCATCAGCATCCGTTAATCGAGGTCGTAAATGAAGAAATTCAGCATATACCTGAAGAAGGCATCGTTGTGATTGCTACGGGACCGCTGACTTCGCCGGCATTGTCGTCGCAAATCCGCGAGCTGATGGGCGAAGACTATTTCTATTTTTACGATGCGGCTGCTCCGATCGTGGAAAAAGACTCTATTGATATGAGCAAGGTCTATCTGGCATCCCGTTATGATAAAGGCGAAGCGGCTTATCTGAATTGTCCCATGACGGAAGAAGAGTTTGACGCTTTCTATGACGCTCTAATCAATGCGGAAGTCGCACAGTTGAAAGAGTTTGAGAAGGAGATTTATTTCGAGGGCTGCATGCCGATCGAGGTCATGATGAAGCGTGGCAAACAAACCGCCTTGTTCGGCCCGATGAAGCCTGTTGGATTGGTGAACCCGCATACGGGCAAGCTGCCGCATGCTGTGGTGCAGCTCCGTCAGGATAATGCGGCAGGAACCCTCTATAATCTTGTCGGTTTCCAGACTCACTTGAAATGGGGCGAACAGAAGCGCATCATTTCCATGATTCCGGGCCTCGAGAACGCCGAAATCGTGCGATACGGCGTCATGCACCGCAATACGTTTGTCAATTCGCCGAAATTGCTGGAACAAACCTATCAGGTGAAAACACGGCCGAATTTGTACCTGGCGGGACAAATGACCGGCGTCGAAGGGTATGTTGAATCGGCGGCGTCCGGATTGATTGCTGGCATTAATGCGGCAAGGGCGGCTCAGGGGCGTGAGGGGATCGTATTCCCTCAGGAATCGACCATCGGGAGCATGGCTTATTACATAACCCATGCGGATCCCGATAATTTCCAGCCGATGAACGCGAACTTCGGTCTTCTTCCGGGCCTAGAGAAGCGGATTCGCAACAAAAAGGAAAAGAACGAAGCGCTTGCGAACCGTGCTCTTGACGGGGTACGCGTATTTATCAGCGAGCATGAACTAAATACAATCTAATCTTATTTTCTTAGGGAGGTCTTGCCATCATGGAAATGACTTTTCACGCCACGACGATTTGCGCAGTGCGGCACAATGGCACGGCAGCTATAGCCGGCGATGGCCAAGTCACATTCGGTGAAAGTGTAGTCATGAAGCAGACCGCCAAGAAAGTGCGCCGTCTTTACCGGGGACAAGTTGTCGCCGGTTTTGCCGGTTCTGTGGCGGATGCGATCACGTTGTTTGAGAAATTCGAAGGCAAGCTGGAGGAGCACCATGGAAACCTGCAGCGGGCCGCTGTCGAGCTTGCGAAGGACTGGCGTCAAGACCGGGTGCTTCGCAAACTTGAAGCCTTGATGATTGTTATGGACAAAACGGGGATGCTGCTGATTTCCGGCGGCGGCGAAATCATCGAGCCTGATGATGATGTGCTGGCCATCGGGTCAGGCGGCAATTTTGCCTTGTCTGCCGGACGTGCGCTTAAACGCCATGCAGGGCATATGGAAGCGAAAGACATCGCCAGAGAAGCCCTTCAGATCGCTTCTGAGGTGTGTGTCTACACCAACAGCAACATTATTGTTGAAGAGCTGTAAGAGGGCCATGCAGCAACATATAGCCATATCAGGGGTGGAGGTATTCGCGATGAGTAAAGAATCGATGACGCCTAGACAGATTGTATCCGAGCTGGATAAATACATCGTAGGCCAGAAGGACGCTAAAAAATCGGTCGCTGTCGCACTTCGGAACCGTTATCGCCGGAGTCTGCTGACCGATGACGAG
Proteins encoded:
- the sucC gene encoding ADP-forming succinate--CoA ligase subunit beta; amino-acid sequence: MNIHEYQGKQVLKQYGVAVPNGKVAFTVEEAVEAAQSLGSPVTVVKAQIHAGGRGKAGGVKVAKNLDEVRAYAEEILGKVLVTHQTGPEGKEVKRLLIEEGCDIRKEYYIGVVVDRATGRVVMMASEEGGTEIEEVAAATPEKIFKEVVDPAIGLQTFQARKLAYSINIPNELVGKAVQFMLALYKAFVEKDCSIAEINPLVVTGDGNVMALDAKLNFDSNALFRHKDILELRDLDEEDEKEIEASKYDLSYIALDGNIGCMVNGAGLAMATMDIIKYYGGDPANFLDVGGGATTEKVTEAFKIILSDPQVKGIFVNIFGGIMRCDVIATGVVEAAKQLGLTRPLVVRLEGTNVDLGKQILAESGLNIVPADSMADGAQKIVSLVQ
- the sucD gene encoding succinate--CoA ligase subunit alpha; amino-acid sequence: MSILIDKNTKVITQGITGKTALFHAKGALDYGTQMVGGTSPGKGGTEVEITLENGETVKLPVYNTVEEAKAKTGATASVIYVPPAFAADSILEAVDAEMDLVICITEGIPVLDMVKVSRYMEGKKTRLIGPNCPGVITPGECKIGIMPGYIHTPGHVGVVSRSGTLTYEAVHQLTARGIGQSSAVGIGGDPVKGTEFIDVLRLFNEDPNTKAVIMIGEIGGTAEEEAAEWIKANMTKPVVGFIGGATAPPGKRMGHAGAIISGGKGTAKEKIAVLEACGIKVAPTPAEMGSTLVSVLEEKGLLESCTTH
- the dprA gene encoding DNA-processing protein DprA translates to MRLDRLILIALHESEGIGWKTINRMVLNGELHEGLLSYDAQDWRACGLPVEKANKLAKEFPIAVERKRVELSNDEEVELRQEEDKVWNLTNRTKIRIITALDAVYPDMLKSSPQAPWVLYCIGDPHLLSTPGIAMVGTRMPTGYGRKVASMLSEALTRAGLMVVSGMARGIDSVVHETALRSGGPTVAVLGAGIDVIYPPENRSLYEEIAAKGLIISEYPPGTKALPGFFPQRNRIIAGLTLGTVVVEADARSGSLITADLALEAGRDVFSVPGPLTSPKSRGTLDLVKQGAKMVTEAGDIIEEYDSWLPKGVSDTYNKERRAPRQERPDELAGLTNDERQIYHMLEQGPGSLDEMIERTRWDFGHLHSVLLSLIIKKQITQLPGAIYKII
- the topA gene encoding type I DNA topoisomerase, translating into MADSLVIVESPAKAKTIGKYLGSKYIVKASMGHVRDLPKSQIGVEVENDFNPKYITIRGKGSVLKELKDASKKVKKVYLAADPDREGEAIAWHLAHALELDDTQSLRVVFNEITKTAVKDAFKTPRKINMDLVNAQQARRILDRLVGYKISPILWKKVKKGLSAGRVQSVAVKIILDRENEISAFVPEEYWTITAKLAIKGSAFEAKFTQLNGAKKELTNEQEVNEILEAIRDASFKVGEVKERERQRHPSPPFTTSSLQQEAARKLGFRAAKTMSVAQQLYEGVELGKEGTVGLITYMRTDSTRISGTAQEEAKEYITEKYGDPFVPESPRHYSKKAANAQDAHEAIRPTSVLRDPESMKPYMSRDQLRLYKLVWERFVASQMSSAVLDTLSVDITAGNTVFRATGSKVRFPGFMKVYVEGNDDGTTEEDKYLPELHSGDILEKQDIEPKQHFTQPPPRYTEARLVRTLEELGIGRPSTYAPTLETIQKRGYVAIEEKKFMPTELGELVIEQMEQFFPEILNVEFTANMEEDLDHVEEGSEDWVKVLAEFYESFEKRLEVAEEEMKEIEIEDEVSDEICEKCGKPMVYKLGRFGKFLACSGFPECRNTKPIVKDIGVSCPKCKEGHVVERRSKKGRVFFGCDRYPECDFVSWDKPSTKPCPNCSSLMVEKKSKQGIKLQCTSCDYSEMVEEQDEAADL
- the trmFO gene encoding FADH(2)-oxidizing methylenetetrahydrofolate--tRNA-(uracil(54)-C(5))-methyltransferase TrmFO; translation: MTLTDSQRVTVIGAGLAGSEAAWQIASRGVPVTLYEMRPVVKTPAHHTDKFAELVCSNSLRANGLTNAVGVLKEEMRMLNSLVIGSADRNSVPAGGALAVDRDGFSGEITETLHQHPLIEVVNEEIQHIPEEGIVVIATGPLTSPALSSQIRELMGEDYFYFYDAAAPIVEKDSIDMSKVYLASRYDKGEAAYLNCPMTEEEFDAFYDALINAEVAQLKEFEKEIYFEGCMPIEVMMKRGKQTALFGPMKPVGLVNPHTGKLPHAVVQLRQDNAAGTLYNLVGFQTHLKWGEQKRIISMIPGLENAEIVRYGVMHRNTFVNSPKLLEQTYQVKTRPNLYLAGQMTGVEGYVESAASGLIAGINAARAAQGREGIVFPQESTIGSMAYYITHADPDNFQPMNANFGLLPGLEKRIRNKKEKNEALANRALDGVRVFISEHELNTI
- the hslV gene encoding ATP-dependent protease subunit HslV, whose product is MEMTFHATTICAVRHNGTAAIAGDGQVTFGESVVMKQTAKKVRRLYRGQVVAGFAGSVADAITLFEKFEGKLEEHHGNLQRAAVELAKDWRQDRVLRKLEALMIVMDKTGMLLISGGGEIIEPDDDVLAIGSGGNFALSAGRALKRHAGHMEAKDIAREALQIASEVCVYTNSNIIVEEL